The following are encoded in a window of Castanea sativa cultivar Marrone di Chiusa Pesio chromosome 9, ASM4071231v1 genomic DNA:
- the LOC142610683 gene encoding uncharacterized protein LOC142610683, whose protein sequence is MGLLLRSLSMLIILVWFFRLPVLRAQSITAPSAISARALDALLQGYAYTAFRHPKTGIPFDGMVPPNLTGIKISAMRLRSGSLYRKGVPMYKEFVIPMGVSEKPYVERLVLVYQNLGNWSMRYYTVPGYTHLTPVLGLLAYDASNLFATNLQELNITATSAPISIKFPDVQLAPNGFVHKCAWFDLKGQVNISNLTSVNTCSTIQQGHFSIVVESIAPSPAPISPTPSGETPPGPPGVEEKKKSSKVGIIVGSVLGGLALLALLAFLVLWAQKYKNRKKMQQMERAADVGEALHMTMIGDTKAPAATVTRTQPVLESEYAP, encoded by the coding sequence ATGGGGCTTCTTCTTCGAAGTCTCTCGATGCTTATTATTCTGGTGTGGTTCTTCCGGCTGCCGGTTCTTAGGGCTCAATCTATTACTGCCCCTTCAGCAATTTCCGCCCGTGCTCTGGATGCGCTGCTCCAAGGCTATGCTTACACAGCTTTTCGTCATCCAAAGACCGGCATTCCCTTTGATGGGATGGTTCCCCCAAATTTGACTGGGATCAAGATTTCAGCAATGAGGCTCAGGAGTGGTAGCTTATACAGAAAAGGTGTTCCAATGTACAAAGAGTTTGTGATTCCCATGGGAGTTAGTGAGAAGCCGTATGTGGAGAGACTTGTTTTGGTCTACCAGAACTTGGGCAATTGGTCTATGAGGTATTACACAGTGCCTGGTTACACACACTTAACTCCAGTGTTGGGTCTTCTTGCTTATGATGCATCAAATCTGTTTGCTACAAATTTACAAGAATTGAATATTACGGCAACCAGTGCTCCCATATCGATTAAATTTCCAGATGTGCAATTAGCCCCCAATGGGTTTGTTCATAAGTGTGCTTGGTTTGACTTAAAAGGTCAGGTCAATATCAGTAATCTGACATCAGTTAATACGTGTTCAACAATTCAACAAGGGCATTTCTCTATTGTGGTTGAGTCTATTGCTCCTTCTCCAGCGCCAATTTCTCCTACACCAAGTGGTGAAACTCCTCCTGGACCACCAGGtgttgaagaaaagaagaagagttcAAAAGTTGGGATAATTGTGGGATCTGTGCTGGGTGGATTAGCATTGTTGGCGTTATTAGCATTCCTGGTTCTGTGGGCACAGAAGTACAAGAACAGGAAGAAAATGCAACAGATGGAGAGGGCTGCAGATGTAGGAGAAGCCCTGCATATGACCATGATTGGGGATACAAAAGCTCCTGCTGCAACGGTGACAAGAACACAACCAGTCCTCGAAAGTGAATATGCGCCTTGA
- the LOC142609827 gene encoding NADH dehydrogenase [ubiquinone] 1 alpha subcomplex subunit 1, producing the protein MSLVWMQAALPLGIIGGMLCAMGHIQYNIHKFAHGRPKHVCGDLWDTAMERRDKKVIEKFTAASHN; encoded by the exons ATGTCGTTGGTGTGGATGCAAGCAGCTCTGCCTCTTGGAATCATAGGCGGAATGCTGTGTGCTATGGGACATATTCAGTATAACATTCACAAATTCGCTCATGGCCGC CCAAAGCACGTCTGCGGCGACTTGTGGGATACGGCTATGGAACGGAGGGACAAGAAGGTCATCGAGAAATTCACTGCTGCTTCTCATAATTAG
- the LOC142610982 gene encoding KH domain-containing protein At3g08620, protein MSGLYNPNFSPARAASPQIRSNPDVDSQYLSELLAEHQKLGPFMQVLPICSRLLNQEILRVSGMMSNQGFSDFDRLRHRSPSPMASSNLISSVTGTGLGGWNGLPQERLSGPPGMTMDWQGAPASPSSYTVKRILRLEIPVDTYPNFNFVGRLLGPRGNSLKRVEATTGCRVYIRGKGSIKDPDKEEKLRGRPGYEHLNEPLHILIEADLPANVVDIRLRQAQEIIEELLKPVDESQDFIKRQQLRELAMLNSNFREESPGPSGSVSPFNSSGMKRAKTGR, encoded by the exons ATGTCAGGTCTGTATAATCCCAACTTCTCACCTGCAAGAGCTGCTTCTCCACAGATTAGAAGCAACCCAGATGTTGACAG TCAGTACTTGTCAGAGCTGTTAGCAGAACATCAAAAGCTTGGACCTTTCATGCAAGTCCTTCCGATATGTAGCCGGCTGTTAAATCAAG AAATTTTACGGGTTTCTGGAATGATGTCCAACCAAGGTTTTAGTGACTTTGATAGGCTTCGGCATAGAAGCCCCAGTCCCATGGCTTCTTCAAACCTCATCTCAAGTGTCACTGGGACAGGATTAGGTGGCTGGAATGGCCTTCCTCAGGAG AGATTAAGTGGACCCCCTGGAATGACAATGGACTGGCAAGGTGCACCAGCAAGCCCTAGTTCCTACACTGTCAAGAGAATTTTGCGTTTGGAAATTCCAGTTGATACTTACCCAAAT TTCAATTTTGTTGGGCGGCTTCTGGGACCAAGAGGCAATTCCCTGAAACGAGTGGAAGCAACAACAGGCTGCCGTGTATATATTAGAGGGAAAGGGTCAATAAAGGATCCTGACAAG GAAGAAAAGCTAAGGGGAAGGCCAGGCTATGAGCACCTGAATGAACCACTCCACATCTTAATTGAGGCTGATTTACCTGCCAATGTTGTTGATATAAGGCTGAGGCAGGCACAGGAAATTATTGAAGAATTGCTCAAACCTGTG GACGAATCTCAGGATTTTATTAAGAGGCAGCAGTTGCGTGAATTAGCTATGCTAAATTCAAATTTCAGAGAAGAGAGTCCTGGGCCAAGCGGTAGTGTCTCTCCTTTCAATTCAAGTGGCATGAAACGTGCAAAAACAGGACGCTGA